In Pan troglodytes isolate AG18354 chromosome 5, NHGRI_mPanTro3-v2.0_pri, whole genome shotgun sequence, the sequence tatcaaattactaaaattatgCATATTTAGAATACTAAATTtaagtagcattttaaaatataaagtatgaaactactgaaaaattaaaatgtttgccCAAAACTCTCTTTGGAGATGGTATTGACATGGACAGTCAGGAAAAATGGCATATAGGAAGCAGGACTAACatgcagctcccactcagacaGACAGAGCAGCATTAGAAGACTCACATCATAAACTTTTGCTGCAGGGACATACCAGGAAAGCTACGATAATCCACAGACCCTTAGAAGGAAGTGGCTTGCTGTGACAGGCTCTGTGAGATGGCTGAAAAACTGTGGGTACTCAAAGTGTGAGAGGGGGAATGTCCATCCCTGAACACACATCCTCACCGGGGAACCTGAAGGTCCAGATCACGAGGGAAGGATTTGACCTTACCTATATAAAATATAGGGGTAGAGGCAGCAGCATCAAGAGCCCTGTGGACATTCTTTGTTCCAGGAATCCATTCCTGACTTTTTCTTGCAGGGGTCCTTGGGGAGGAAACCGTGGCAGGTGGGGAGGCATGAAACCTGAAAGCCCTCCTTGCATTCTCAGTGGGGAGGCTTATAGCCTGAGGAAAGGTGTCAGCTCTGCTCACCAGCTGCCTGGAAACAAACTCGGTGTTGTTGAGGGGAGACATAGTGGGAGTGAGACTTTTGGGCTGCCTGCGAGCTGGGTGAGACCTGTCATTGCTGGCTTTCCCTCACTTCCCTGGCAACTTGTATGATGCAGCAGAGGCAGTCATAATCCCCCCTGGGAACATACCTCCATCAGCCTGAGAACCACACCCAGTCCTCCACAGCAGCAGCAaaccctgcccaaggagagtctgagctcagacaccctgcccccacctgatggccTTCCTTGCCTGCCCTGGTGGCCAAAgacaaatgacatgatctcttgggagctctatggccccgCCCACTGCCTGAGCAACCTGAATACTTATTCAGGCCACCCTAGGACAAGATTGTATCCTACCTTATATGACCACAGCTGATactctcttgaaagcaccacctctgGGCTGTAGGCCAAGCAACAGAAAGCCAAtgcactaaacaaaaacacaaccaaggaccctcacagggTCAACTGCACTTCCCTGCTGCCTTCACTAGAGCAGGTACTTGTAtgcatggctgagagacctgaagagaGATTGCATCACAGGACTCATTGCAGGCACTCCTCGGTactagcccagagcctggtagctctgctgggtggctagacccagaagacaAGTAACagtcactgcagtttggctctcaggaaacCTCATCCACAGGGGAAAGGGGAGAACACCACATCAGGGGAGCACTCTGTGGGACCAAAGAATCTGAGCAACTGTCCTTGAGCCCCAGATGtttcctctgacatagtctacccaaatgagaaggaaccagaaaaccaattctggtaatatgacaaaacaagtttCCTTAACACCCCCAAAACATCACACTAGCTCAcaagcaatggatccaaaccaagaagaaatctctgaattgccagaaaaagaatttggaaaGTCAAtcattaagctactcaaggaggcaccagagaaaggtaaataccaacttaaataaattaaaacaagtgATATAGAATATAGATGGAAAAAATTCCAGacaaatagatagcataaatagaaaacaatcacagcttctggaaatgaaggacacacttagataaatgcaaaatatACTGGAAAGTTTGAGCAATAGAATccaacaagtagaagaaaggacttTGGAGCTTGAAGACAGGGCTTTAGAATTAACCCAActtgaaaaagacaaagaaaaagtaattttaaaaaatgaacaaagcctctgagaagtttgggattatgttaaacaacaaAACGTAAGAAATGGTCTTcccaaggaagaaaagaaatctaaaagtttgaaaaacatatttgagggaataattgaggaaaactcccctggccttgctagagatctagacatccaagtacaagaagcacaaagaacacctagGAAACACATTGTAAAAACATCATCACCTAGACTCAAGGTAATCAGGTTATTTTGATTACTGCCTGCGAGCTGGCTGAGACCtgtcattgctggctttgaatcttaagaactgtgaggcaaaagcatcaggtaacctataaaggaaaacctatcagattaaaagcagatttctcagtagaaaccctacaagttagaagagattggggtcctatctttagcctcttTTAACAAAGCAATTATCATCCaacaattttgtatccagtgaaactaagcttcataaatgaaggaaagatacagtatgtttcagacaaacaaatgctgagagaatttgccactaccaagccagccctacaagaactgctaaaggGGCTCTACATCTTTAAACAAAttctcaaaatacaccaaaaagaacctccttaaagcataaatttcatatctataaaacaaaaacacaatgaaaagcaacaaggtattcaggcatcaactagcacaatgaatagaatatTACCTCACTTCTCAATACtgatattgaatgtaaatggcctaaatcctccacttaaaagatataggatggcagaatgaataagaatTTATCAagcaagtatctgctgtcttcaagagattcACCTAAAACATAGTAACTCATATAAACTTAAAGAAGTGGAAAAcaacattccatgcaaatggacaccaaaagctagtaggagtagctattcttatatcagaaaaaacagacattaaagcaacaacagttagaaagacaaagagggacattaaataataataaaaggactagcccaataggaaaatattacaatcctaaatatatatgcacctaacactggagctcccaaatttatgaaacaattGCTCCTAgccctaagaaatgagatagacagcaatacaatagTAGTagaggacttcaatactccactgaaagcactagacaggtcatcaagacagaaagtcaacaaagagaCAATGGACCaaataccctagaacaaatggacttagcaGATATTTGCAGATACATTCTAtccaactgcagaatatacattctattcatcagcacatggaacattctccaagatagaccatatgatgggccacaaaacaagcctccaaacatttaagaaaatttaaattatatcaggtattctctcagatcacagtggaataaaaatggaaatcaactcCAATAGGAATATTCAAaatcatgcaaatacatggaaattaaaaaatctgctcctgaatgatcgttgggtcaacaatgaaatcagaTGGAAATTAAAGAATTATTTGAGCTGAATGATTATAGTGACAGAATCTATCAAAACctttgggatacagcaaaagcagtgctaaaaggaaagttcatagcattgaATGCCTACATCAAAGAGTCTAAAAGAGCTCAAATAGACAACCTAAAGTCATATCTCAAGGAAcaagagaaacaagaataaactacttttacactgctggtgggaatgtaaactagtgcaaccactatggaaaacagtgtggagatttcttaaagaacaaaaagtagatctaccatttgatctagcaatcctactcctgggtatctacccagaagaaaagaagtcattatacaaaaaagatacatgcatgtttatagcagcacaatttgcaattgcaaaaacatggaaccatcccaaatgcccatcaatcaatgagtgtataaagaaaatgttacacacacacacacacacaccgcaaccatggaatactactcagccataaaaaggaacaaaataatggcactCACAACAATCTGGATGAATTTGGAGACTATGATTCTAAGAGAAATAACTCTGGAattgaaaaccaaacattgcatgttctcactctatgtcagagctaagctatgaggttgcaaaggcataagaatgatacattggaatTAGGGGACCTGGGGGTAAGGGTGGTGGGTGGCatgggataaaagactacacattggtaTAGCATACACTGTGTGAGTGATGAGTGccctaaaatctcagaaatcaccactaaggaacttatccatgtaaccaaacaccaccttttcccccaaaaacctactgaaacacagaaattaaaatttaaaaataattgtttttattaaaaaaacatagTCAAAACTATAGAAATTAGTTTTCTATTAGTGATTGTTAATATTGTAAATAGCACTCATGAATCACTATAAATAACTAATAGTTTTTTACTGTTAGTAATCCACAAGGTAGATATTTCATTGGTATAAATTAGTAAGTAATATGTAATGGCCCACTAATTGTATTATTGCAGCTTGTTGGGTTTAATGATAC encodes:
- the LOC107975205 gene encoding uncharacterized protein LOC107975205: MSPLNNTEFVSRQLVSRADTFPQAISLPTENARRAFRFHASPPATVSSPRTPARKSQEWIPGTKNVHRALDAAASTPIFYIVLEVLTAETNGNESTLGRRITGSLSCVNVTWKCDFRRKNQVENPDGESKF